In Leptospira sp. WS58.C1, a single genomic region encodes these proteins:
- the lptC gene encoding LPS export ABC transporter periplasmic protein LptC, with translation MYSRILTLLKLDPETVRKYGPGLGVGLGILFLVLFFYSGGKSDAKYTRVEEEKEKGSTVSFKNFAKDQYDGNGTILWKLKAEEAYLYADEKRYVLYGINFDQYENGKFKSKLTGDKGEINQVKKLMKITGNILLKTEENRTLKARSLDYNDETKELTSNEEVIIDANGTHIRGVGLRADKDLNKFTILKPTAITQGGSNPLSSSPKEK, from the coding sequence TTGTATTCCCGCATACTCACTCTACTCAAATTAGACCCGGAAACCGTTAGAAAATACGGTCCGGGCCTAGGAGTAGGACTCGGAATTTTATTCTTAGTTCTTTTCTTTTATTCCGGTGGAAAATCGGACGCTAAATACACTCGTGTAGAAGAAGAAAAAGAAAAAGGTTCCACCGTTTCTTTCAAAAATTTTGCAAAGGATCAGTACGACGGAAACGGAACTATATTATGGAAATTGAAAGCGGAAGAGGCTTATCTTTACGCAGACGAAAAAAGATACGTTCTGTATGGGATCAATTTCGACCAATATGAGAACGGAAAGTTTAAGTCCAAACTCACGGGTGATAAGGGAGAGATCAACCAGGTCAAAAAACTGATGAAAATTACCGGGAACATTCTTCTGAAAACGGAAGAAAATCGGACTCTTAAAGCAAGATCATTGGATTACAACGACGAGACTAAGGAATTAACTTCCAACGAGGAAGTGATCATTGACGCAAATGGAACACATATCAGAGGAGTGGGGCTCAGAGCTGACAAGGATCTGAATAAGTTTACTATTTTAAAACCGACTGCTATTACCCAAGGTGGTTCCAATCCACTTTCTTCTTCCCCTAAAGAAAAATGA
- a CDS encoding LON peptidase substrate-binding domain-containing protein, translating into MSRTTIPIFPLPEVILFPGTFLPLHIFEPRYRMMLDYCSESGEEMAIAPIKMDPDNLKNPQPEIETIFGWGTIVRRDPLPDGRSNILLEGKGIAKLESYDTMEPFRIGLVEKIEADSKYIEDKLFVEIFDRILYLTKRILLSEGAKEELILRMNDLWSHPFPVDFISSILNFNFKKKQEILSSTDQILKAQLLVGIVEEMNLGE; encoded by the coding sequence GTGTCAAGAACTACAATTCCGATCTTTCCTCTTCCCGAAGTCATCTTATTTCCAGGCACATTTCTTCCCCTTCATATTTTCGAGCCTCGATACAGGATGATGTTGGACTATTGTTCCGAGTCCGGCGAAGAAATGGCGATCGCGCCGATCAAAATGGATCCCGATAATTTAAAAAATCCTCAGCCGGAAATAGAAACTATTTTCGGTTGGGGTACGATTGTCAGAAGAGACCCACTTCCCGACGGAAGATCCAATATTCTACTTGAAGGCAAAGGGATCGCAAAATTAGAATCTTACGATACCATGGAGCCTTTCCGGATCGGCCTAGTAGAAAAGATAGAAGCTGATTCCAAATACATCGAAGACAAACTTTTTGTAGAGATTTTCGATCGGATCCTGTATCTTACTAAACGAATTCTACTTTCAGAAGGCGCTAAGGAAGAACTGATCCTCCGAATGAACGATCTCTGGTCTCATCCTTTCCCTGTGGATTTTATTTCTTCGATTTTAAATTTCAATTTTAAGAAGAAGCAGGAGATCCTCTCCAGCACGGATCAAATCCTGAAAGCACAACTACTTGTCGGCATTGTAGAAGAGATGAATTTAGGGGAATAG
- the kdsA gene encoding 3-deoxy-8-phosphooctulonate synthase yields the protein MSDKTAQERDFLTGKKIGGKNPFFLIAGPCVMENRDLLEKVCAEMLEITSELGIPYVFKSSFDKANRSSVTSYRGPGLTEGIKHLEHIKTKFNVPVLTDIHETSQVGPLKDVIDMYQIPAFLSRQTDLIAESAKTGKWVNVKKGQFLAPSDCRHIKTKIQESGSEKYMVTERGTTFGYGNLVFDGRTVPILHSYDIPVVFDATHSAQLPGAAGNITGGQREYIPSMTRSAVALGIEGIFMEVHPDPAKALSDATTQYPLSEIKSLLKELVGLDRYVKQEILNR from the coding sequence ATGAGCGATAAAACTGCCCAAGAAAGGGATTTTTTAACCGGCAAAAAGATCGGAGGAAAAAATCCATTCTTCTTGATCGCCGGTCCTTGCGTCATGGAAAACAGGGACTTACTCGAAAAAGTCTGTGCGGAGATGTTAGAGATCACCTCCGAACTTGGCATCCCTTATGTTTTCAAAAGTAGTTTCGACAAGGCAAATCGTTCCTCCGTTACTTCGTATAGAGGTCCCGGACTTACGGAAGGGATCAAACATTTAGAACATATTAAGACAAAATTTAACGTCCCGGTGTTAACCGATATCCATGAGACTTCTCAAGTTGGTCCGCTGAAAGATGTGATCGATATGTATCAGATCCCGGCATTCTTGAGTAGACAAACGGATCTAATCGCAGAATCCGCTAAAACCGGAAAATGGGTGAATGTCAAAAAAGGACAGTTCTTAGCTCCTTCCGATTGTAGACATATCAAAACAAAAATCCAAGAATCCGGCTCCGAAAAGTATATGGTTACCGAAAGAGGGACCACATTCGGTTACGGGAATTTGGTATTCGACGGAAGAACCGTCCCTATATTACATAGTTATGATATTCCGGTAGTATTCGACGCCACTCACTCCGCACAATTGCCTGGAGCGGCGGGTAATATCACCGGGGGGCAGAGAGAATATATTCCGAGTATGACAAGAAGTGCAGTGGCGCTCGGGATAGAAGGTATCTTTATGGAGGTGCATCCGGACCCTGCCAAAGCGCTTTCCGATGCTACCACTCAATATCCTCTCTCAGAAATTAAATCCTTATTAAAGGAATTGGTCGGTTTAGATCGTTACGTAAAACAGGAAATCCTAAACCGCTAA
- the rpoN gene encoding RNA polymerase factor sigma-54 produces MNLNHQLVQKQTQKLVMTQDLRQSIELLPLSTLELADRISAELVENPMLEEEPGSERSKSPELYSVDDLKRKEKNDFLKNSDPGWQDSFSLDKPQYRGTDASDRNQKYIESSPNTQSLSEHLLWQLRISSLKGKEMEIAEILISMLDDRGFISQTQSELAAEIGVSVKTIKKVLEQIHQLDPLGIGAGSIQETLYIQAKILKPEDKNLHDLILNYLKDLEKLDYKGISKKMGLPVEAIEAMAAEIKKLEPFPATLYTPQKPDYIVPDVIIREIEGEFSILLNDEWLPKLKINKEYKGMLKKGAGAKDSDKEYISTKLNSAEWLIRSVNQRRQTLYRVVSAIIELQTEFFRKGVRFLKPLTLKDIAERLDLHESTVSRITSNKYVQTSWGILELKWFFSSGLKSKSSEGGMESSKTIHDIIRILVKEEDPENPLSDQDIVEKIESKGIEIARRTVAKYRKILKILPSNQRKKVKSLEAR; encoded by the coding sequence GTGAATCTGAACCACCAGTTAGTACAGAAGCAGACACAAAAGCTTGTCATGACGCAGGATTTGCGCCAGTCCATAGAGCTTTTGCCTTTGTCAACTCTGGAATTAGCGGATAGGATCAGCGCAGAACTGGTGGAAAACCCTATGCTGGAAGAAGAGCCAGGCTCGGAACGAAGTAAAAGTCCGGAACTCTATTCGGTAGACGATCTGAAAAGAAAAGAGAAGAACGACTTTCTCAAAAATTCGGATCCGGGTTGGCAGGATTCTTTCAGCTTAGACAAACCTCAGTATCGAGGCACCGATGCTTCCGATAGAAACCAAAAATATATAGAATCCTCTCCCAACACACAATCCCTTTCGGAACATTTACTTTGGCAACTCAGGATCTCTTCCTTAAAGGGAAAAGAAATGGAGATCGCGGAAATTCTGATCTCCATGCTGGACGATAGAGGATTTATTTCGCAAACTCAAAGCGAACTTGCCGCGGAGATAGGAGTTTCTGTCAAAACGATCAAAAAGGTTTTGGAACAAATCCATCAATTGGATCCACTCGGAATAGGTGCCGGAAGCATTCAAGAAACATTATATATCCAGGCAAAGATCCTTAAACCGGAAGATAAAAACCTACATGATCTTATCTTAAATTACCTAAAAGACCTCGAAAAACTGGATTATAAGGGAATTTCCAAAAAAATGGGTCTTCCTGTGGAAGCGATCGAAGCAATGGCGGCTGAGATCAAAAAACTGGAACCTTTCCCCGCAACATTATACACTCCCCAAAAACCGGATTATATAGTTCCCGATGTAATCATCAGAGAAATAGAAGGCGAGTTCAGCATATTGCTGAACGACGAATGGCTTCCTAAATTAAAAATTAATAAAGAATATAAGGGTATGCTCAAAAAAGGGGCCGGGGCTAAGGATTCAGATAAAGAATATATTTCCACAAAGCTGAATTCAGCAGAGTGGCTCATCCGCTCCGTAAACCAACGAAGACAGACCCTCTATAGAGTTGTATCTGCGATCATCGAACTCCAAACAGAATTTTTCCGAAAAGGTGTGAGATTTTTAAAACCTCTCACCTTAAAAGATATCGCAGAAAGATTGGACCTACATGAATCCACAGTCTCGCGGATCACTTCCAATAAGTATGTCCAAACTTCTTGGGGGATTTTAGAATTAAAATGGTTCTTCTCTTCCGGATTAAAATCCAAAAGTTCCGAAGGTGGAATGGAATCTTCAAAAACCATTCATGACATTATACGTATTCTAGTAAAAGAAGAAGATCCGGAAAATCCCCTCTCCGACCAAGATATAGTCGAAAAAATCGAGAGTAAAGGGATAGAGATCGCCAGAAGAACCGTTGCAAAGTACCGTAAAATCCTAAAAATTTTACCATCCAACCAAAGAAAAAAAGTAAAATCTCTGGAAGCAAGGTAA
- the rfaE1 gene encoding D-glycero-beta-D-manno-heptose-7-phosphate kinase — translation MYYLDKKRYLEAASKLKTTKIIVIGDLILDEYLIGEVNRISPEAPVPVVWVRNEKTTLGGAGNVVKNLSSLGVQSFVLGRAGNDPAAKTLDDLLSTENTNSSKNTIIRSEIVPTILKTRVIAGHQQVCRIDREETFPLSDSEEKQLLESFSKIIQEADAVILSDYDKGTLTASLIRKTIDLAVQHKKIVTVDPQVSHFFQYEKATVMTPNHHEAGKALGKKLETNAEVEEAAGKIAENLHSPSMMITRGEKGMSLYISSESKTYHIPTVAKEVFDVTGAGDTVISVYTSFLAAGLGELEAAIVSNAAAGVVVGKLGAETVSLEELLEALEKRGSFQ, via the coding sequence TTGTATTACTTAGATAAAAAGCGATATTTGGAAGCGGCTTCTAAATTAAAAACCACTAAAATAATCGTGATCGGAGATCTCATCCTGGACGAGTATCTGATCGGAGAAGTGAACCGAATTTCTCCGGAGGCTCCCGTTCCGGTGGTCTGGGTTCGTAATGAAAAAACCACTTTGGGTGGTGCAGGGAATGTGGTAAAAAATCTTTCCAGTTTAGGCGTTCAATCTTTTGTATTGGGCAGAGCGGGTAACGACCCTGCCGCAAAAACTTTGGATGATCTTCTTTCCACCGAAAACACAAACTCTTCCAAGAACACAATTATTCGTTCCGAAATCGTACCTACCATTCTAAAAACTAGAGTGATCGCAGGTCACCAGCAAGTTTGTCGTATCGATAGGGAAGAAACATTTCCACTCAGTGATTCGGAAGAAAAACAATTACTGGAAAGTTTTTCCAAGATCATCCAAGAAGCGGATGCAGTTATTCTTTCCGATTATGATAAAGGAACTCTGACTGCAAGTCTCATCCGCAAAACAATCGATCTGGCCGTCCAACATAAAAAGATCGTAACAGTGGATCCGCAAGTGTCTCATTTTTTCCAATATGAAAAAGCTACCGTCATGACCCCGAACCACCACGAAGCAGGAAAGGCTCTCGGGAAAAAATTAGAGACGAATGCGGAAGTGGAAGAAGCAGCGGGGAAGATCGCGGAAAATCTACATTCACCTTCTATGATGATTACTCGGGGAGAAAAGGGAATGAGCCTTTACATTTCTTCCGAATCCAAGACCTATCATATTCCTACAGTTGCGAAAGAAGTATTCGACGTAACCGGAGCAGGGGATACTGTGATCTCGGTTTATACTTCCTTTTTAGCGGCAGGTTTAGGAGAATTAGAAGCGGCAATCGTTTCGAACGCAGCAGCAGGTGTGGTTGTCGGAAAATTGGGTGCGGAAACCGTTTCTTTAGAAGAACTTTTGGAAGCTTTAGAGAAAAGAGGAAGTTTTCAGTGA
- a CDS encoding CTP synthase encodes MSKTKFIFVTGGVCSSLGKGVSAAALGCLLESRGYSVSLQKMDPYINIDPGTMSPYQHGEVYVTEDGAETDLDLGYYERFTKSKFTRKNSVSTGQIYNTVIQRERKGDYLGRTVQVVPHITNEIRNRIYTLARENATDFVIVEIGGTVGDIESIPFLEAIRQMRYEHGPSQVLFIHVTLVPTITVAGEAKTKPTQHSVKELLALGIQPDILICRVNQPMPKEMKGKISSFCNVKEENVISASDISTSIYEIPKMYKEEKLDQVVLKTLGLELGKSNFTEWEKIIKSLQSAKQTVQIAVVGKYISLHDAYRSVYESLSHGGIANEANVEFIKVDPEKLDKTNVKDVLKSAHGVLVPGGFGDRGIEGKIAAIQYARTKGIPFFGICLGMQCAVIEYARNVLGLKDANSTEFRPDSPDPVISLIEEQMDIDQMGGTMRLGSYPCKIKKNTLAFNEYKQELIYERHRHRFEFTNKYKQRFEEKGMILSGISPDENLIEIVEIPDHPWFIGVQFHPEFTGKPTKPHPLFAGFIRAAVKFARKA; translated from the coding sequence TTGTCCAAAACTAAATTTATTTTCGTGACCGGAGGTGTTTGTTCCTCCCTTGGAAAGGGTGTATCCGCAGCAGCCCTTGGATGCCTTCTGGAAAGTAGGGGTTATTCCGTTTCCCTGCAAAAAATGGATCCTTATATCAATATAGATCCTGGAACCATGAGTCCGTACCAGCATGGAGAAGTGTATGTGACCGAAGATGGAGCAGAAACCGATTTGGATCTCGGGTATTACGAAAGATTTACCAAATCCAAATTTACTCGTAAAAATTCCGTCTCCACCGGACAAATTTATAATACTGTAATCCAAAGAGAAAGAAAAGGGGATTATCTGGGTAGAACAGTTCAGGTAGTTCCTCATATCACGAACGAGATCCGAAATAGGATCTATACTCTTGCCAGAGAAAATGCGACCGACTTTGTGATCGTTGAGATCGGCGGAACAGTGGGTGACATCGAGTCTATTCCGTTCTTGGAAGCGATCCGTCAGATGAGATACGAGCATGGACCTTCTCAAGTTTTATTTATCCATGTTACTTTAGTTCCAACCATCACAGTAGCTGGGGAAGCAAAAACAAAACCTACCCAACACTCCGTGAAAGAACTTTTAGCTCTCGGGATCCAACCTGATATTTTGATCTGCCGTGTGAACCAGCCGATGCCAAAGGAGATGAAAGGAAAAATTTCCTCCTTCTGTAACGTAAAAGAAGAAAATGTGATCTCCGCTTCCGATATCAGCACTTCCATTTACGAAATCCCTAAAATGTACAAGGAAGAAAAATTGGACCAAGTAGTTCTAAAAACATTAGGACTTGAACTTGGAAAATCCAATTTTACGGAATGGGAGAAGATCATAAAAAGTCTTCAATCCGCAAAACAAACCGTCCAGATCGCAGTAGTCGGTAAGTACATCTCCCTTCATGATGCGTATCGTTCCGTTTACGAAAGTTTATCTCATGGCGGGATTGCAAACGAAGCAAACGTGGAATTTATCAAAGTAGATCCTGAAAAACTGGATAAAACGAATGTGAAGGATGTTTTAAAATCCGCTCATGGTGTTTTAGTTCCGGGTGGATTCGGGGACAGAGGGATAGAAGGTAAGATCGCCGCAATCCAATACGCAAGAACCAAAGGAATTCCGTTCTTCGGGATCTGTCTTGGAATGCAATGTGCAGTGATTGAATACGCAAGGAATGTGCTCGGTCTTAAAGATGCAAACTCCACTGAATTTAGGCCGGACTCTCCGGACCCGGTGATCTCTCTTATCGAAGAGCAGATGGATATCGATCAGATGGGTGGGACCATGCGTTTAGGATCTTATCCTTGTAAGATCAAAAAGAACACCTTAGCATTTAACGAATATAAACAAGAGCTGATCTATGAGCGACATAGACATAGATTCGAGTTTACCAACAAATACAAACAAAGATTCGAAGAGAAAGGAATGATCCTTTCCGGTATTTCTCCGGATGAAAACCTGATTGAAATCGTAGAAATTCCGGATCATCCTTGGTTTATTGGAGTTCAATTCCATCCTGAATTCACTGGAAAACCTACAAAACCGCATCCATTATTCGCCGGATTCATCCGTGCCGCGGTCAAATTTGCAAGGAAGGCGTAA
- the lptB gene encoding LPS export ABC transporter ATP-binding protein, whose protein sequence is MGQRIRCQNLIKIYNKRKVVDGVSFDVRKGEVVGLLGPNGAGKTTSFYMSVGFVKPDSGHVFIDDQDVTDAPMHTRAKLGVGYLAQEASIFRKLTVAENLEAILETLNIPRSEIIRRRDELLLELQIMRVANQKGFTLSGGERRRCEIARALVTNPDFILLDEPFAGVDPIAVKDIQTVINSLKKKGLGILITDHNVRETLKITDRAYIMHSGRILIAGTPKELVNDKEAKRMYLGEDFKL, encoded by the coding sequence ATGGGACAAAGGATCCGGTGCCAAAACTTAATCAAAATATACAATAAGCGTAAGGTTGTAGACGGAGTCAGTTTCGATGTTCGTAAAGGAGAAGTTGTAGGTCTCCTTGGTCCGAACGGAGCCGGAAAAACCACTTCCTTCTATATGTCCGTCGGTTTCGTAAAACCCGATTCAGGTCATGTATTCATAGATGACCAAGACGTAACGGACGCTCCTATGCATACTAGAGCCAAATTAGGAGTAGGATATCTTGCACAAGAAGCTTCCATCTTTAGAAAACTCACCGTTGCTGAAAATCTGGAAGCTATCCTTGAAACTCTAAACATTCCTAGATCCGAAATCATTCGCAGAAGAGACGAACTACTGTTAGAATTGCAGATTATGCGAGTCGCCAACCAAAAAGGTTTTACTCTTTCCGGTGGGGAAAGAAGAAGATGCGAAATTGCTAGAGCATTAGTCACAAATCCGGATTTTATCCTTCTTGACGAGCCCTTCGCAGGGGTCGACCCTATAGCAGTTAAAGATATTCAAACTGTTATAAATAGTTTAAAGAAAAAGGGACTGGGCATATTAATCACCGACCATAATGTTCGAGAAACACTAAAGATCACTGACAGAGCGTATATCATGCATAGCGGTCGGATCTTAATCGCGGGAACTCCGAAAGAACTCGTGAATGATAAAGAAGCTAAGAGAATGTATCTAGGAGAGGACTTCAAGCTGTGA
- a CDS encoding C40 family peptidase gives MRVRIFVVTILLFFSCSVFADPFEDLLKADWDRSQTLLIKNSVFQKLGQRAGSKAVLKITKNVIPWAILEGVSPEKTAELIVNLDYAVKEGLTFEEAEDAIPVVSKREISKEDFSYIGLYFKETKKAGIREEVRNRFVEAAMEKKWDGFSVLAGGRALIAGKLVDFPENRLASKILTQFPAKGRSIPFAKTENSFKSVLDSKLDGASYILLSNLKKLHEGEKVASPQKFASARAVETSLEEVGGIVIGDRPRIEPLPDPPLVPNLPEPGEPTEPDKPSKEGWETLSSNALQKVAKEWIGTPYKWANAAKTGTDCSGFTYRVLTDGRIGVPEKMVSRASSAQTKMGIGVSHNEMRSGDLIFFSASPNQSKVTHVGMVLNGEEFAHASSTRGVVIDKIRMKWWLDRFVLSRRVFKKVVN, from the coding sequence ATGAGAGTTCGGATCTTTGTAGTTACTATTCTTCTTTTTTTCTCCTGTTCCGTATTTGCAGATCCTTTCGAGGATCTATTAAAAGCGGATTGGGATCGTTCTCAGACACTTCTTATCAAAAACTCCGTTTTTCAAAAATTAGGACAAAGAGCCGGAAGTAAGGCAGTGCTGAAGATCACGAAAAATGTGATCCCTTGGGCGATCTTAGAAGGTGTAAGTCCGGAAAAAACGGCGGAACTGATAGTGAACCTGGACTACGCGGTCAAAGAAGGACTCACTTTTGAGGAAGCGGAAGACGCAATTCCTGTCGTTTCCAAAAGGGAAATCTCCAAAGAAGATTTCAGCTATATAGGTTTATATTTTAAAGAAACCAAAAAAGCAGGGATTAGAGAAGAAGTCAGAAACCGTTTTGTAGAAGCCGCCATGGAAAAAAAATGGGACGGTTTTTCAGTACTTGCAGGTGGAAGGGCACTTATCGCAGGAAAGTTAGTGGATTTTCCGGAAAACCGTTTGGCATCCAAAATCCTAACCCAATTCCCCGCTAAAGGGAGAAGTATCCCTTTTGCAAAAACGGAAAACTCTTTCAAATCCGTGCTGGATTCAAAATTGGATGGTGCCTCTTATATCCTTCTTTCTAATTTAAAAAAATTGCATGAAGGAGAGAAGGTCGCTTCTCCTCAAAAATTCGCTTCCGCTCGTGCGGTAGAAACTTCGTTAGAGGAAGTGGGTGGGATCGTAATCGGGGACAGACCAAGAATCGAACCGTTGCCGGATCCGCCCTTGGTCCCAAATTTACCGGAACCGGGAGAACCGACAGAACCTGATAAGCCAAGCAAAGAAGGTTGGGAGACTTTATCTTCCAACGCGCTACAAAAGGTTGCGAAAGAATGGATCGGGACTCCTTATAAATGGGCGAATGCGGCTAAAACTGGAACCGACTGTTCCGGTTTTACGTATAGAGTTTTAACGGATGGTCGTATCGGCGTTCCAGAAAAAATGGTATCTCGCGCTTCTAGTGCACAAACCAAAATGGGTATCGGAGTTTCTCATAATGAAATGAGATCAGGAGACCTCATTTTCTTTTCCGCTTCTCCCAATCAGTCCAAAGTGACTCATGTAGGTATGGTCTTAAACGGAGAGGAATTTGCGCATGCTTCTTCCACTCGTGGAGTGGTAATCGACAAGATCCGGATGAAATGGTGGCTCGATCGTTTTGTTCTATCTAGAAGAGTATTTAAGAAAGTTGTGAATTAG
- a CDS encoding LptA/OstA family protein, translating to MKRILVSFYLFFLFYSPAGSHSRPPLLFSAETLDPKSFQGIGEVDPKRKESFPTYWGASALTQEDREIQGLKVTIFSLEGGAWIQHKKVKLGANRIEVYGKEAYKAFLKNGVHIEDQENGTVMRAGVGEYDKYSEMVYIKERPRLSFRDKTGKTTVISAKQIDRELSTKITKLHGGVIVNHPEVTIFCSEAVFKESEHLITTDPNPILISKNRYLSGKKLSFYTNESRILLEDNTVLFQSSEETKKDPEGNEKKQTILTILKGDKIESRPNEENDRTVLISGNATVLRKDLKITSDTIESVGKDSRIIKARKNIKVHDRENHLLLSGNVFDYFRNENYLHLTDEGKMEFLEKNSDRVTSTITAQEFERFLDQKETVIRGNIWIKSKSTEAQGEYATYFENEESVTLEGNPRINRSGKILRAGKIVFYPREGRSILTEGVHLGN from the coding sequence ATGAAACGTATCCTGGTCTCATTCTATCTATTTTTTTTATTTTATTCTCCTGCAGGATCTCACTCCAGGCCTCCGCTTTTATTTTCTGCGGAAACATTGGACCCGAAAAGTTTCCAAGGGATCGGAGAAGTCGATCCGAAACGTAAGGAAAGTTTTCCCACCTATTGGGGAGCAAGTGCGCTTACCCAAGAAGATAGAGAAATCCAGGGATTAAAAGTCACAATATTCAGTTTGGAAGGTGGTGCCTGGATCCAACATAAAAAAGTAAAATTGGGCGCAAACAGGATCGAGGTCTATGGAAAAGAAGCATATAAGGCTTTTTTAAAGAACGGAGTCCATATAGAAGACCAGGAGAACGGGACCGTGATGAGAGCAGGAGTAGGGGAATACGATAAATACTCCGAAATGGTCTATATCAAAGAAAGACCTAGGCTTAGCTTTCGGGATAAAACAGGTAAAACGACGGTCATCTCCGCAAAACAAATAGACCGAGAATTAAGCACGAAAATTACAAAGCTGCATGGAGGAGTGATCGTAAATCATCCGGAAGTTACGATCTTCTGCTCGGAAGCAGTTTTTAAAGAATCGGAACATCTAATCACTACCGATCCGAACCCGATCCTGATCTCCAAGAACAGATATTTGAGCGGCAAAAAATTATCCTTTTACACAAATGAAAGTAGGATACTTTTAGAAGATAACACTGTACTATTTCAATCCTCGGAAGAGACTAAAAAAGATCCGGAAGGAAACGAGAAAAAACAAACAATTCTCACTATCCTAAAAGGGGATAAAATAGAAAGCCGTCCCAATGAAGAGAACGATCGCACTGTACTCATCAGCGGGAATGCAACAGTACTACGAAAAGACCTGAAGATCACATCGGATACTATCGAGTCCGTAGGAAAAGATTCGCGTATCATCAAAGCAAGAAAGAATATTAAGGTACATGATCGAGAAAATCATCTACTTCTTTCGGGTAACGTATTCGATTACTTTCGAAACGAAAACTATCTCCACCTGACGGACGAAGGTAAAATGGAATTTTTAGAAAAAAATTCCGATCGAGTGACAAGCACAATCACCGCACAAGAATTCGAACGTTTTTTGGATCAAAAAGAAACGGTGATCCGAGGAAATATTTGGATCAAATCCAAGTCGACAGAAGCGCAAGGCGAATACGCCACTTATTTTGAAAACGAAGAATCGGTTACTTTAGAAGGAAATCCAAGGATTAACCGAAGCGGTAAGATCCTAAGGGCGGGAAAAATCGTCTTTTATCCAAGAGAAGGAAGATCAATTCTGACAGAAGGAGTCCATTTAGGAAATTAG
- the rfaE2 gene encoding D-glycero-beta-D-manno-heptose 1-phosphate adenylyltransferase, which yields MKSSFSSCIEKIIPFTEVKNVSEKIRSHQKIVFTNGVFDLVHKGHLTYLSQAKDLGDVLWVGINSDSSVKRLKGPERPVNPEEDRALLLSCLSFVDYISVFSEDTPLELISEVAPHIHVKGGDYDLEALPETPLVRKLGGEVKILPFVPGFSSTDLIRRIRQKP from the coding sequence GTGAAGTCTTCTTTCTCTTCCTGTATCGAGAAAATTATTCCTTTTACGGAAGTGAAGAATGTTTCGGAGAAGATTCGCTCTCACCAAAAAATCGTTTTTACAAACGGTGTATTCGATCTAGTTCATAAAGGCCATTTAACGTATCTTTCGCAAGCAAAAGATTTGGGAGACGTTCTTTGGGTAGGGATCAATTCCGATTCTTCTGTCAAAAGACTGAAAGGACCGGAACGTCCTGTCAATCCGGAAGAGGACCGGGCACTTCTTCTTTCCTGTCTTTCTTTTGTGGACTATATTAGTGTGTTTTCCGAAGACACTCCCTTAGAGCTGATCTCAGAGGTAGCACCTCATATTCACGTAAAAGGGGGAGATTATGATCTGGAAGCGCTTCCGGAAACTCCCCTTGTTCGCAAATTAGGCGGAGAAGTGAAAATTCTGCCTTTTGTTCCTGGATTTTCCAGCACGGATCTGATCCGGCGCATTCGACAAAAACCCTAG